Sequence from the Egibacter rhizosphaerae genome:
CGCACAGGTCGCCGCGGACATCCTGGGTCTGTCGCCCGACCAGATCCGGGTGCACGCGGGCTTCAACAAGTCCCACAGCACCTACGTGGGGTTCTCCGGCACCTACGCCAGCCAGTTCGCCGTCACGGGCATCAACGCGGTGATCGGCGCGACCGAGAAGCTGCGCGATGAGATCAGCGACATCGCCTCGGCCGTGCTCGGGGCGCCGGCGGACGAGATCGAGCTGGCGGACGGCATGGCGCAGGTGCGTGGCGATCCCGAGCGGGCGCTGCCGTTCATCGGCGCGGCCGGGCTGCTCTTCGCGAGCCCGGCCGAGCTCCCGCCCGAGGTGCGCGAGCGCGTCTCGCTCGTGTGCCGACACGTCTACTACCCGCCGTTCGAGGTGCCCGACATCGAGCGGAAGTACGGCAACCTCACGCTGACCTACGCGACGCAGACGCACGTGGCCGTCGTCGAGGTCGACGAGGAGACGGGCGAGGTCGAGATCCTCGACTACTCCGTCGTCGACGACTGCGGCACGCGGCTAAACCCGAAGCTGGTCGAAGGTCAGGTGCACGGGGCCGCGTCGCACGGCATCGCGGCCGCGCTCCAGGAGACGATGGAGTACGACGAGGACGGTCAGCTCATGACCGCCAACTTCCTGCACTACAACGTCGCGAGGGCCGACGACATCCCGCCGATCAAGACCCAGGCGATCGAATCGCCCTCCCCCTTCACGGGCACGGGTGCCAAGGGCATGGGCGAGGGTGGCGGTGCCCCACTGCACGCCCTCTGCAGTGCGATCCAGGACGCACTGGGGTCCGGAGCCCCGATCGTGCACGACTCGCACAACCCTCCGGAGCGGGTCCTCGGGCTCCTGCGCACCGCGCGCACCGGGGGCAATCGCGGGATCCGTGTCGCGTCCAAGTAGGCCCCATCCGGTGACGAACGGCGGTCGGCGCGTCGACGAGGTGGCTCGTCGACGCGCCGACCGCCGCGAGTAGAACGCAGGAGGCGTCATGCCATCGTCAACCTTCGAGCGCGACATCCAGGTCGGGAGCCCCGCCGACCGGTGCTGGGCGGTGCTCACCGACGTCGAGCGCGTCGCGGGGTGGGTCACGATCGCCGACGAGGTGCGTGAGCACGAGTACCTCGCGAAGTACACCGTCGTCCTGGCGGACCAGTTCGGTCCGTTCTCCGTCTACGCGGACATCGACGTGGACGTCACCGACGTCGAGGAGCACCGCTTCATCCGCTTCACCGGCAAGGGCAAGGACCGCAAGGGCGGGTCCAGCATCCGCGTGGAGGCCACCATGGCCCTGGAGGAGCAGCCCAGCGGCACGACGATCGCCGTGTCGGGCAAGTACAGCGTCCTCGGCACCATCGCCACCATGGGCTCGTCGACCGTCCGCCAGAAGGCGGACGGCATCCTCGACGAGTTCTTCACCGCGGCCTCCGAGGAGCTCGCGGCGGCGTGACGGTACGACGCCCGGCCCGGGGCACACCCATGCCCTACGAGATCATAAATGCTCAAACCCCTTCCCCGGGTCCGGGGGGGCTCCTATAGTCCTTGTGGCTCGGAGGCGTCCGCACCGCAGCTCGCACGGCCCGGTGAGCGACCACCTTCCCGGGGGCAGGTCGGTCGCGAGCGCGCAGGGAGCCTCGAGTTCGAGAAGGAGGAGCGGGATGGCGGCTCGCGATGTGATCGTCGTCGGCAGCGGGATCAACTCGCTCGTCTGCGCGGCCCGATTGGCACGCGGGGGCCATCGGGTGACGGTGCTCGAGCGCAACGAGGAGCTCGGTGGCTGCATCCGCACCGAGGAGCTCTTCCCCGGGTTCCGCCACGACGTGCTGTCGGGTTGGTACCCGCTGTTCGTCACGTCGCCGGCGTACGCGGAGCTCGGGCCGGAACTCGAGGCGCGCGGGCTGGAGCTCCTCAACACGGACACGCCCACCGCGGTGCTGACCGAGGACGGGCAGTGGACGGTCCTGTCGACCGATCGTCGAGCCAACGTCCAGCGGCTGGGGGCCGTCGCCGACGGTGAGGGGCAGCGCTACGCCGACGAGCTCGACCGATTCCTGGAGGAGGACAGCGGGCTCGTCTTCGGCTTCCTCGGCAGTGAGCCCATGAGCTGGCGGGCCTCGCGGCTGGTCGCCTCCGAGGTGCGCAAGCAGGGAACGAGGGAGACCGCCTCGTTCCTCGGGCGCTCGCTCGAGACGTCCCGGGCGTGGCTGGAGCGGGCGTTCGCCTCCGATCTCACACGCGCGCTCCTCGCACCCTGGGTGCTCCACGCGGGACTCGGGCCGGACGACGCCTACTCCGGCGTCATGGCGCGGGTCATCACCGCCAGCCTGGAGCTGGCGGGGTTGCCGGTCGTCCGCGGCGGCAGCGCGAACACGGTGGCCGCGTTCCGCCAGCTGATCGAGGACCACGGCGGGGAGCTGCGCACCGGCGCCGAGGTCGAGCGCATCGTCGTCCGCCAGGGTCGGGCGAGCGGCGTGCGCCTCATCGACGGGGAGCAGCTGGACGCCGACGCCGTGTTCTGCAACGTGACGCCGACCCAGCTCTACGGGCGGCTCCTGGAGTCCGAGCACGTGCCCCACCACGTCGCTCGCGACGCGAGCGCTTATCGCTACGGCCGCGCCGACATGCAGATCCACTTCGCGCTGAGCGGGCCGCCGAACTGGCCGGATCCGGCGCTCGCGGACGTGCCGATGGTGCATCTGACGTCGGGCATGGACGGGGTGAGCCGCGCGGTCAACGAGGCGCAACGGGGCTTGCTGCCGGCGGAGGCGACCGTCGTGGTGGGGCAGCCGACGGCGGTGGATCCGTCGCGGGCCCCGGAGGGCAAGTGGATCCTCTGGATCCAGTTGCAGGAGCTCCCCTCGGTCGTCACCGGCGATGCCGCTGGCGAGCTGTCGGCGCCGGCCGACGGCGCCTGGACCGAGGAGCTGCGCGAGGCCTACGCCGACCGGATCCAGCAGCGACTCGCGCGGCACCTCCCCGGGCTGGACGACCAGGTCGAGGGGCGGCGGGTGTACTCGCCGGCCGATCTCGAGGCCCTGAACCCGAACCTGGTCGGTGGCGATCCCTACAGCGGGGCCTGCACGCTCGACCAGTTCTTCCTGTGGCGACCGATGGGAAGGACGAAGAACCACGAAACCCCGGTCAAGGGGCTCCACCACATCGGTGCCTCGACCCATCCCGGGCCGGGGCTCGGTGGGGTCTCGGGCTACCTGGCCGCGGGGCAGTTGCTGTGACGGCGATCGGACGGGCCCCGGACGGGGCCCCGGAGGAGGAGGGCACACGATGAAGTTCAGCCTGTACAGCGAGTTGCAGCACTGGCCCGGGAAGACCTGGCGTCGGCAGGTCGACGAGACCCTCGAGCAGATCGCGCACGCGGACACGCTCGGCTACGACGCGTACGCGGTCGTCGAGCACTACTTCTTCCCGAAGTTCTCGATGTCGACCAACCCGTTCGCCCTGTTCGGTGCCGCCGCGCAGCGCACCCAGCGCATCAACTTCCGCACGTTGCTGCACCCCCTGCCCTTCTACAACCCGGTCGCGCTCGCCTCGCAGATCGCCTTCGCTGACCTCGTGCTCGACGGCCGGTACGAGTTCGGCGTCGGGCGCGGACACGGCTGGATGCCGCCGAAGGCCGGGCTGCCGATGGACGAGGAGTCCGTGCCCCGCTACCAGGAGTCCCTGGAGCTGTTCGCGAAGGCGCTCGAGGAACCGCGCTTCTCGTTCCACGGCGAGTACTACCAGATCGAGGACGCGCAGGTCGTGCCCCCGCCGGAGCGCAAGTTCCGCGTGTTCCTCGGCGGGACGAGCGACCACACCTACGAGATGGCCGCCCGGCACGGGTGGGCGGTCGTGGTGCCGCCGCTGCTGCCGTACGCGGCACTGCGCGATCAGCTCGACCTCTATCGCGAGAAGTGCGCGGTGTACGGCAACGAGCCCGACATCGTCTGGATCCACGCCTGCTACATCGACGAGGATCGCGACAAGGCCCACGCCGAGGCGCGGGAGGCGATGCGCGGCTTCCTCGCCGGCAACGCCTCCCCGCTGACCGAGTACGAACGACCCGATGACGAGACCCTGATGAAGGCGAGCTACGGCTTCTACGCGTCGGGTATCCTCGAGGGATTGGCCGAGACCCCCTACGAGAAGATGATCGAGGACGACATCGTGTGGGTGGGCACTCCCGACGACGTGGGGGAGCGCATCCAGGCGGTCCGTGACGTCTGCGAGGGGCTGACCGAGGTCGCGATCACCGTGAACCCGGGGGGGATCGAGCACTGGCAGGCCCTCAAGGCCCAGGAACTGTTCGCGCGGACGGTGATGCCCCACTTCAGGCAGGGGTGAGCGTGCCCCCGCCCCGACACGTAGCGCGCCCGTCGCTGTCACAGGCTGGGCCCTCGGGTCCCGACACCCCGAGTGCCCAGCGGATCGGCTAGCCTGTTCCGTCATCCTGCGAACCCCATGAGCACCCAGCGATCAGGACACCATGAGCTCTGACGCGCAATATCTCGATGAACCCCGCACCCTCGCCGACGCGGCGCTGCAGAAGCTCCGCGCGGCGATCATCTCGTGCGAGCTGGAGCCCGGGAGCTCGCTGCGGTTACGCGAGCTCATCGATCGCCTGGAGATGAGCTCGGTCCCGATCCGCGAAGCGCTGCGCTACCTCGAGCACAGCGGCCTCGTCGAGCGGCGCCCGCACCGCGGCGCCCTCGTCGCGCCGATGTCCCCCGAGGACCTGCAGGAGACCTACGCGATCCGCGTCGAGCTCGAGACCATGGCCGTGCGCATGGCCGCCGAGCGCATGAGCACCGAACGGACCCGGGATCTCCAGCAGCTGCTCACCGACTACGCGGCGGCGTTCGAGGCCGAGGACCCGCGCGCTCGCGACCTCCACCGCCGGCTGCACATGGCGATCTACGGCTACAGCGACTCGAAGTGGCTGCTGCGGCTGATCCCCATGCTGTGGGACAACGCCGAGCGCTACCAACGGCTGTCGCTGCCCAAGCGCGAGCGCGCCCAGATCCTCCAGGAGCACCACGCGTTGACCAACGCGTGCCTGCAGGGTGACCCCGATGCCGCGGCCGCGGCACTGCACGAGCACCTGACGCGAACGATCGACGCCGCCCTCGAGACGCTCGAGGAGGAGGGCGCCTCCGGCGCCTCGGACGTGAGCGCCTGATCGTTCACGGCTGCGCGGTCCGCCGTGCCGGACCCGCCGCTCGCGACTGGTGAGGTTTGTGCAAATATCATATTCTCCTGCCCCGCTCGAGCGACCCGTGGAGGTGGCCCCGTGGCACTGCCGTTCCGAATCGGCGTCATGCAACTCACCATGGAACCGCTGCCGGAGATCATCCAGCACGCGCAGACCATGGATCGAGCAGGCTTCGACACCATGTGGCTCGCCGAGGCGTACCCGTGGTGGCGCAAGCACTCGATGGAGGCGCGCTCGGCGACCGCCCTCGCGCCGATCCTCGCCCGTGAGACCGAGCGTCTGGCGGTCGCGTGGGGGATCATCTCCCCGTACACCCGCCACCCCCTGCAGGTGGCGATGGAGGCGCGCGTCGCCCAGGAGGCTGCCGGACCCGGCCGCTTCATGGTCGGGCTGGGGGCCTCCAAGATCTTCATGAAGGCCGCGGGCATCGAGGACGAACGGCCCGCGCGCCCGCGGACGAACCTGCTGGAGAGCCTCGAGATCATCCGCGCCGTCCTGGCCGGTGAGGCGGTCGACCTCGTCGGCAAGGAGTGGACGGCGCGCGCGCCGGCCCTCAAGGCGGACGCGGAGGCGCCGGACTGGCCCGTGCCGCTCTACATGGCGGGCACCGGGCCGAAGATGCAGCAGAGTGCCGGGGAGGTGGCCGCGGGCCTCTTGACGCCGAGCATCACGACACCCGCGTTCGTGCGGTACGCCGCCGAGAACGTGCGCATCGGCGCCGAGCGGGCCGGCCGGGACCCCGGCGACGTCGACATCGGATGCACGATCGTCGCGAGCATCGACGAGGACCCGGCCCGTGGCCGCGAGGGGGCGCGGGAGATCGCCGGCAT
This genomic interval carries:
- a CDS encoding CoxG family protein yields the protein MPSSTFERDIQVGSPADRCWAVLTDVERVAGWVTIADEVREHEYLAKYTVVLADQFGPFSVYADIDVDVTDVEEHRFIRFTGKGKDRKGGSSIRVEATMALEEQPSGTTIAVSGKYSVLGTIATMGSSTVRQKADGILDEFFTAASEELAAA
- a CDS encoding phytoene desaturase family protein, translating into MAARDVIVVGSGINSLVCAARLARGGHRVTVLERNEELGGCIRTEELFPGFRHDVLSGWYPLFVTSPAYAELGPELEARGLELLNTDTPTAVLTEDGQWTVLSTDRRANVQRLGAVADGEGQRYADELDRFLEEDSGLVFGFLGSEPMSWRASRLVASEVRKQGTRETASFLGRSLETSRAWLERAFASDLTRALLAPWVLHAGLGPDDAYSGVMARVITASLELAGLPVVRGGSANTVAAFRQLIEDHGGELRTGAEVERIVVRQGRASGVRLIDGEQLDADAVFCNVTPTQLYGRLLESEHVPHHVARDASAYRYGRADMQIHFALSGPPNWPDPALADVPMVHLTSGMDGVSRAVNEAQRGLLPAEATVVVGQPTAVDPSRAPEGKWILWIQLQELPSVVTGDAAGELSAPADGAWTEELREAYADRIQQRLARHLPGLDDQVEGRRVYSPADLEALNPNLVGGDPYSGACTLDQFFLWRPMGRTKNHETPVKGLHHIGASTHPGPGLGGVSGYLAAGQLL
- a CDS encoding LLM class flavin-dependent oxidoreductase — translated: MKFSLYSELQHWPGKTWRRQVDETLEQIAHADTLGYDAYAVVEHYFFPKFSMSTNPFALFGAAAQRTQRINFRTLLHPLPFYNPVALASQIAFADLVLDGRYEFGVGRGHGWMPPKAGLPMDEESVPRYQESLELFAKALEEPRFSFHGEYYQIEDAQVVPPPERKFRVFLGGTSDHTYEMAARHGWAVVVPPLLPYAALRDQLDLYREKCAVYGNEPDIVWIHACYIDEDRDKAHAEAREAMRGFLAGNASPLTEYERPDDETLMKASYGFYASGILEGLAETPYEKMIEDDIVWVGTPDDVGERIQAVRDVCEGLTEVAITVNPGGIEHWQALKAQELFARTVMPHFRQG
- a CDS encoding GntR family transcriptional regulator yields the protein MSSDAQYLDEPRTLADAALQKLRAAIISCELEPGSSLRLRELIDRLEMSSVPIREALRYLEHSGLVERRPHRGALVAPMSPEDLQETYAIRVELETMAVRMAAERMSTERTRDLQQLLTDYAAAFEAEDPRARDLHRRLHMAIYGYSDSKWLLRLIPMLWDNAERYQRLSLPKRERAQILQEHHALTNACLQGDPDAAAAALHEHLTRTIDAALETLEEEGASGASDVSA
- a CDS encoding LLM class flavin-dependent oxidoreductase; this encodes MALPFRIGVMQLTMEPLPEIIQHAQTMDRAGFDTMWLAEAYPWWRKHSMEARSATALAPILARETERLAVAWGIISPYTRHPLQVAMEARVAQEAAGPGRFMVGLGASKIFMKAAGIEDERPARPRTNLLESLEIIRAVLAGEAVDLVGKEWTARAPALKADAEAPDWPVPLYMAGTGPKMQQSAGEVAAGLLTPSITTPAFVRYAAENVRIGAERAGRDPGDVDIGCTIVASIDEDPARGREGAREIAGMYLANKVQNIQGSADVLLDKAELTQEEIRPVADAMEEGGRLAAKEAVTDEVLDKTKAIAGTPAECIERIREYREAGCSHIMLELWGEDRNRQLRMFGEQVLPHVGQGEPV